A genomic window from Variovorax paradoxus includes:
- the flgL gene encoding flagellar hook-associated protein FlgL: MRISTQSFYEQNVLAMGQQQQKLFRVQQQLATNSKFLTAGDDPVGAARALGVSQTLSEISQYATSRQRASRSLSTEENALNSVTSILQNIKALTVQAGNGTLSDADRASLATTIQSSYDQLVGIANSDDGNGQYLFAGFKSGSPPFVATTSGGVQYVGDQGQRLMQVDVARQMSTSDDGRSVFQSVQGGAGYVASGAAGNTGTGVFGSVSVTDATAPNYGKDFTITFSATDYTVTTKDTPPVVAATGPIAADTPINFGGVQIKITGTPAAGDSFDVSTAKNAGTDVFAAIGELVSALRTPLSGGGAAAQAKLQNALATANVKVTNAHDNVLTVLSSVGSRQSEIDALDSGGGDRKLQEESYLSSIEDLDPYSAIAEFYQRQSSLQATQMTFAKLNSISLFNYL; the protein is encoded by the coding sequence ATGCGCATCAGCACCCAATCCTTCTACGAACAGAACGTACTGGCCATGGGCCAGCAGCAGCAGAAACTGTTCAGGGTCCAGCAGCAGCTGGCGACCAACTCGAAGTTCCTCACGGCCGGCGACGACCCTGTGGGCGCCGCTCGCGCACTCGGCGTCAGCCAGACGCTGTCGGAAATTTCGCAGTACGCCACCAGCCGCCAGCGCGCGTCGCGCTCGCTCTCCACCGAAGAGAACGCGCTCAACTCGGTGACCTCGATCCTGCAGAACATCAAGGCTCTTACCGTGCAGGCCGGCAACGGCACGCTGTCGGACGCCGACCGCGCATCGCTCGCCACCACCATCCAGAGCAGCTACGACCAGCTGGTGGGTATCGCCAACTCCGACGACGGCAACGGCCAATACCTGTTCGCGGGCTTCAAGAGCGGCTCCCCGCCCTTCGTGGCCACGACCAGCGGCGGCGTGCAGTACGTGGGCGACCAGGGCCAGCGGCTGATGCAGGTCGACGTGGCGCGCCAGATGTCTACATCGGACGACGGCCGCAGCGTCTTCCAGTCGGTGCAGGGCGGCGCGGGCTATGTTGCGTCAGGCGCCGCGGGCAACACCGGCACCGGCGTGTTCGGCTCCGTCAGCGTGACCGACGCCACCGCGCCTAACTACGGCAAGGACTTCACCATCACCTTCAGCGCCACCGACTACACGGTGACGACCAAGGACACGCCACCCGTGGTCGCAGCCACCGGCCCGATCGCGGCGGACACGCCCATCAACTTCGGCGGCGTGCAGATCAAGATCACCGGCACGCCGGCGGCTGGGGACAGCTTCGATGTGTCTACCGCGAAGAACGCTGGTACCGATGTGTTCGCTGCCATCGGCGAGCTGGTGAGTGCGCTGCGCACGCCGCTGAGCGGTGGTGGGGCGGCTGCGCAGGCGAAGCTGCAGAACGCGCTGGCTACGGCCAATGTGAAAGTGACGAATGCGCACGACAACGTGCTGACAGTGCTTTCTTCTGTGGGCTCGCGGCAGAGCGAGATCGATGCGCTGGATTCGGGTGGCGGGGACCGCAAGCTGCAGGAAGAGTCTTATCTGTCTTCTATTGAGGATCTGGACCCGTATAGCGCGATTGCGGAGTTCTATCAGCGGCAGTCTTCGTTGCAGGCTACGCAGATGACGTTTGCTAAGTTGAATAGCATTTCGCTTTTTAATTACTTGTGA
- the flgK gene encoding flagellar hook-associated protein FlgK — protein MSGSLFYTGLSGLGVARTALMTTAHNTANVYTAGYSRQVAEIATGNATGTGSGFIGSGANVTTVSRSYDRYLTAQLSIAQSTSAALATNSTQINRIDTLLADKTSGIAPLMQSFFTSVQGVANTPADPAARQQMISSAQALASKFRATDQYLSDLNSSVNEQIVGSVDQINTYASKIASLNQQISQISAMAGGQPPNDLLDQRDQLVSELSQVVDVKVLQQDNGKYNVFIATGQSLVTGDYAATMAAVNSAADPSRKAVALQGFAGNTTELSDGVITGGTLGGLMSFRRDTLIPTQNSIGRLAMSVADAVNAQSKLGVDLSGALGKDFFTQSVPGVLSNAKNAGNLELTGTLSNASQLTTSDYNVSVTDVAGTLTYSVTRLSDKQSMGSFTTFPITFDGVSLAAASGTAQAGDSFLVQPTRTGARDLDVLTLDPAKVAAASPIVTGNTVGNKGSGALGAATVDASYPATPLGGTVTLSYDATTGNLTGFPATSAVTVTLADGTSTSYAAGTPVPYTAGAKMSFDGVTVAMTGAPAQGDTFTIGKNTAGVSDGSNALLLGALQRKTTMANGTATFNGAYSQIVSEVGNRAMAVKVAGTTQDSVTSQIKASQQAISGVNQDEETANLLMFQQMYQANAKVIQTASTIFDTILGIGS, from the coding sequence ATGTCCGGAAGTTTGTTCTACACGGGTCTGAGCGGCCTCGGCGTTGCACGCACCGCGCTGATGACCACGGCCCACAACACAGCCAACGTGTACACCGCCGGCTACAGCCGCCAGGTGGCAGAGATCGCCACGGGCAACGCCACTGGCACAGGCTCGGGCTTCATCGGCTCGGGCGCCAACGTCACGACCGTCTCGCGCAGCTACGACCGCTACCTGACGGCGCAGCTCTCTATTGCGCAGTCGACCTCGGCTGCGCTTGCCACCAACAGCACGCAGATCAACCGCATCGACACCCTGCTGGCCGACAAGACCTCGGGCATCGCGCCGCTGATGCAGAGCTTCTTCACCAGCGTGCAGGGCGTGGCCAACACACCGGCCGACCCGGCGGCGCGCCAGCAGATGATCAGCTCGGCGCAGGCGCTGGCCAGCAAGTTTCGCGCGACCGACCAATACCTGTCGGACCTGAACTCCTCCGTCAATGAGCAGATCGTTGGCAGCGTGGACCAGATCAACACCTACGCCAGCAAGATCGCCAGCCTCAACCAGCAGATCAGCCAGATCAGCGCCATGGCCGGCGGCCAGCCTCCCAACGACCTGCTCGACCAGCGCGACCAGCTCGTGAGCGAGCTGAGCCAGGTGGTCGACGTGAAGGTGCTGCAGCAGGACAACGGCAAGTACAACGTGTTCATCGCCACCGGCCAGTCTTTGGTGACGGGCGACTACGCCGCCACTATGGCCGCGGTGAACTCCGCCGCCGACCCGTCGCGCAAGGCCGTGGCGCTGCAGGGCTTTGCCGGCAACACGACCGAGCTGTCAGATGGCGTCATCACCGGCGGCACGCTCGGCGGGCTCATGAGCTTTCGACGTGACACGCTCATTCCCACGCAAAACTCCATCGGCCGGCTCGCCATGTCGGTGGCCGACGCCGTGAACGCGCAGAGCAAGCTGGGCGTGGACCTCAGCGGCGCACTGGGCAAAGACTTTTTCACGCAGTCCGTGCCGGGCGTGCTCTCCAACGCAAAGAACGCGGGCAACCTCGAGCTCACCGGCACGCTCTCGAACGCGTCGCAACTCACGACCAGCGACTACAACGTGAGCGTCACCGACGTGGCCGGCACGCTGACCTACTCGGTCACCCGCCTGTCGGACAAGCAGTCGATGGGCTCCTTCACCACCTTCCCCATTACCTTCGACGGCGTGAGCCTCGCGGCCGCCAGCGGTACCGCGCAGGCCGGCGATTCGTTTCTGGTGCAGCCCACGCGCACCGGCGCGCGCGACCTTGACGTGCTGACGCTCGACCCCGCCAAGGTGGCCGCGGCATCGCCCATCGTCACCGGCAATACCGTCGGCAACAAGGGCTCCGGCGCGCTGGGCGCGGCCACGGTGGATGCGAGCTACCCCGCAACGCCGCTGGGCGGCACCGTCACGCTGAGCTACGACGCGACCACCGGCAACCTGACCGGCTTTCCGGCCACCTCGGCCGTGACCGTCACGCTGGCCGATGGCACCAGCACCAGCTACGCGGCCGGCACGCCCGTGCCCTACACCGCCGGCGCGAAGATGAGCTTCGACGGCGTCACCGTTGCAATGACCGGCGCGCCCGCGCAAGGCGACACCTTCACCATCGGCAAGAACACCGCGGGCGTGTCAGACGGCAGCAACGCGCTGCTGCTGGGCGCGCTGCAGCGCAAGACCACCATGGCCAACGGCACGGCCACCTTCAACGGCGCCTACTCGCAGATCGTCAGCGAAGTCGGCAACCGCGCCATGGCAGTGAAGGTGGCGGGCACCACGCAAGACAGCGTTACCAGCCAGATCAAGGCCAGCCAGCAGGCCATCTCGGGCGTGAACCAGGACGAGGAAACCGCCAACCTGCTGATGTTCCAGCAGATGTACCAGGCCAATGCGAAGGTGATCCAGACCGCCTCGACCATCTTCGACACCATCCTCGGCATCGGCAGCTGA